TTCGGGACCTTCGCCTTCGGCCCGGTCCTCGGCGCCGCCGGCAGCACCTCCGAGGGCAAGCTGACGGCCATCGGCCTGATGCTGCTGCTCGCCGCCTGCGGCAAGTCGGCCCAGGTGCCGCTCCAGTCCTGGCTCGGCGACGCGATGGAGGGCCCGACCCCGGTCTCGGCCCTGATCCACGCGGCGACGATGGTGACCGCGGGCGTCTACCTGATCGTCCGCTCGGGCGCCATCTTCAACGAGGCACCGGACGCGCAGACCGCGGTCGTCGTGGTCGGCGCGGTGACGCTCCTCTTCGGTGCGATCGTCGGTTGCGCGAAGGACGACATCAAGAAGGCCCTCGCCGGGTCGACGATGTCGCAGATCGGCTACATGATCCTGGCCGCGGGCCTCGGCCCCATCGGCTATGTCTTCGCGATCATGCACCTGGTGACGCACGGCTTCTTCAAGGCCGGCCTCTTCCTCGGCGCCGGTTCCGTGATGCACGGGATGAACGACGAGGTCGACATGCGCAAGTACGGCGGCCTGCGCACGTACATGCCGGTCACCTTCGTGACGTTCGGTCTCGGGTACCTCGCTATCATCGGCTTCCCGGGCCTGTCGGGCTTCTTCTCCAAGGACAAGATCATCGAGGCGGCCTTCGCCAAGGGCGGCACCGAGGGCTGGATCCTCGGCGGCGTCGCCCTGCTGGGCGCCGCGATCACCGCGTTCTACATGACCCGCGTGATGCTGCTGACGTTCTTCGGCGAGAAGCGCTGGCAGCCGGACGCCGATGGCCACGCCCCGCACCCGCACGAGTCCCCGAAGTCCATGACCATCCCGATGATCGTGCTGGCCTTCGGGTCGGTGTTCGCGGGCGGCTTCTTCGGGATCGGCGACCGGTTCCTCAAGTGGCTGGAGCCCGTCACCCAGCACGAGCACGGGAACCCGCCGGTCAGCGCCCTGACGGTGACCCTGTCCACCATGGCGGTCCTGGTCCTCGGCGTCGGCATCGCCTGGGCGATGTATGGGCGGGGGCCCGTCCCGGTGGTCGCCCCGCGCGGCTCCCTGCTGACCCGGGCCGCCCGGCGCGACCTGCTCCAGGACGACTTCAACCACGTCGTGCTGGTGCGCGGCGGCGAGCACCTGACCCGCTCGCTCGTCTACGTCGACCACAGCCTCGTCGACGGTGTGGTCAACGGAACGGCCGCCGCGGTCGGCGGGCTGTCGGGCCGGCTGCGCAAGCTCCAGAACGGCTACGCCCGCAGCTACGCGGTCTCGATGTTCGGGGGCACGGCGATCCTGATCGCCGCGACCCTGCTGATGAGGGCGGTGTGAGATGAGTTTCCCGCTTCTGACGGCGACGGCGGCGCTGCCCGCGGTCGGCGCGATCCTGACGGCGGCCGTACCGGCCGCCCGCAGGACCGCCGCCAAGTGGCTCGCGCTGCTGGTCTCGCTGGCGACGCTGGCGCTGGCCGCCCTCGTCGCGGTCCGCTTCGAACCGAGCGGCGACCGCTTCCAGCTCACCGAATCCCACTCCTGGATCAAGGACTTCGGGGTCCGCTACGAACTGGGCGTGGACGGCATCGGGGTGGCGCTGATCGCGCTCACCGCCCTGCTGATCCCGTTCGTGATCGCGGCGGGCTGGCACGACGCCGACCCCCTGGAGACGCATTCATCGCGCTGGCGGCCGACCCAGGGTTTCTTCGCCCTGATCCTGCTGGTCGAGGCGATGGTGATCGTCTCCTTCGAGGCCACCGACGTCTTCCTCTTCTACATCTTCTTCGAAGCCATGCTGATCCCGATGTACTTCCTCATCGGCGGCTTCGGGGACCGGGCACACTCCGGGTCCGATGAGAACGCGGCCGCGCAGCGCTCGTACGCGGCGGTCAAGTTCCTCCTCTACAACCTGGCCGGCGGGCTCATCATGCTGGCCGCGGTCGTCGGGCTGTATGTGGTCGCGGGGAACTTCTCCCTCCAGGAGATCATCGAGGCCCGCGCCGCCGGCACCCTGGACATGTCCCAGGGCACCGAACGCCTGCTGTTCCTCGGTTTCTTCTTCGCCTTCGCGGTCAAGGCCCCGCTGTGGCCGCTGCACACCTGGCTGCCCAACGCGATGGGCGAGGCCACCGCACCGGTCGCCGTCCTGATCACCGCGGTGGTCGACAAGGTCGGCACCTTCGCGATGCTCCGCTTCTGCCTCGGCCTCTTCCCCGAGGCCAGCAAGTGGGCCACGCCGGTCGTCCTGGTCCTGGCCCTGATCAGCATCGTCTACGGCGCGCTGCTCGCGGTCGGCCAGCGCGACATCAAGCGGCTGGTCGCCTACGCCTCGATCTCGCACTTCGGCTTCATCATCCTGGGCATCTTCGCGATGACCTCCCAGGGCCAGTCCGGCGCCACCCTCTACATGGTCAACCACGGCCTGTCGACGGCGGCGCTGATGCTGGTCGCCGGATTCCTGATCTCGCGCCGCGGCTCCCGGCTCATGGCCGACTACGGCGGCGTGCAGAAGGTCGCCCCGGTGCTCGCCGGGACCTTCCTGATCGGCGGCCTGGCCACCCTCTCGCTGCCGGGCCTCGCGCCCTTCGTCAGCGAATTCCTGGTCCTGGTGGGCACCTTCGCCCGCTATCCGGCCGTCGGCATCATCGCCACCTTCGGGATCGTGCTGGCCGCGCTCTACACGCTGGTCCTCTACCAGCGCACCATGACCGGCCCGATCAAGGAGGAGGTCGCCGCCACCATGCCCGACCTGCGCCTGCGGGAGGTGCTGGTGGTCGCCCCGCTGATCGCCCTGCTCATCGGGCTCGGCGTCTACCCGAAGCCGCTGACCGAGATCGTCAACCCGGCGGTGAAGCACACCATGTCCGACGTCAAGCAGCACGACCCCAAGCCCACCGTGCCGGTACCGAGCGTGGAGGCCGCCAAGTGAGCACCACCGTGGGCCTCTGGGCCCTGGCCGCCGATCCGATCGACAAGATCCCGGCCCCGCACATCGAGTACACGCAGCTCTCGCCCACGCTGATCGTGCTGGGCGCGGCGCTGATCGGCGTCCTCGTCGAGGCGTTCGTACCGCGCAAGGCCCGCTACTACGCCCAGGTGTTCCTCACCGTCGCCGCGCTGGCCTCGGCCTTCGCGGCGGTGGTGGCGCTCGCCGCGGGCGGGTACGGCACCGCCAAGGCGCACGTCGCCGCGATGGGCGCCATCGCCGTGGACGGACCGGCGCTGTTCCTGCAGGGCACCATCCTGCTGGCGTCCGTCGTCGCCGTCTTCACCTTCGCCGAGCGGCGCCTGGACCCGGAGGCCCACGGCAACCGGGTGGACTCCTTCGCCGCGCAGGCGGCGTCCGTCCCGGGCAGCGACAGCGAAAAGGCCGCCGTCAAGGCCGGGTTCGCCACCACCGAGGTGTTCCCGCTGATGCTGTTCGCGGTCTCCGGGATGCTGATCTTCCCGGCGGCCGACGACCTGCTGACCCTGTTCGTGGCGCTGGAGGTCTTCTCCCTCCCGCTCTACCTGCTCTGCGCCCTCGCCCGCCGCCAGCGGCTGATGTCGCAGGAGGCCGCGGTCAAGTACTTCCTGCTGGGCGCCTTCTCCTCCGCCTTCCTCCTGTTCGGCATCGCGCTCGTCTACGGCTACGCGGGCTCCGTCTCGTACTCCGTGATCGCGGACGTGGTGGACGGCACCGTCCAGAAGATCGACCCGGCCCTCGCGGGCACCATGGGCAACGACGCGCTGCTGCTGATCGGCGGCGCGCTGATCCTGATGGGCCTGCTGTTCAAGGTCGGCGCGGTCCCCTTCCACATGTGGACCCCGGACGTCTACCAGGGCGCCCCGACCCCGGTCACCGGCTTCATGGCGGCGGCGACGAAGGTCGCGGCCTTCGGCGCGCTGCTGCGCCTGCTGTACGTGGTCCTGCCGGGCCTGCGGTGGGACTGGCGCCCGGTGATGTGGGGCGTCGCGATCGTCACGATGCTGGCGGGCGCGGTCATCGCGATCACCCAGACCGACGTGAAGCGGCTGCTGGCCTACTCCTCGATCGCGCACGCGGGCTTCATCCTGGCCGGTGTGATCGCCACCTCGAAGGAGGGCGTCTCCTCCGTCCTCTTCTACCTGGCGGCGTACTCCTTCGTGACGATCGGCGCCTTCGCCGTGGTCACGCTGGTGCGCGACGCGGGCGGCGAGGCCACGCACCTGTCCAAGTGGGCGGGCCTGGGCCGCCGTTCCCCGCTGACGGCGGCCGTCTTCGCGGTGTTCCTGCTCGCCTTCGCCGGCATCCCGCTGACCTCCGGCTTCGCCGGTAAGTTCGCGGTCTTCAAGGCGGCGGCGGAGGGCGGCGCGGGCGCGCTGGTCGTGGTCGGTGTGATCTCCTCGGCGATCGCGGCGTTCTTCTACATCCGGGTCATCGTGCTGATGTTCTTCAGCGAGCCGAAGGCCGACGGCCCGACCGTGGCCGTCCCCTCGTTCCTGACGATGACCACGATCGCGGTGGGCGTCGCGGTGACGGTGGTCCTGGGCGTGGCACCCCAGTACTTCCTCGAACTGGCCGGCCACGCGAGCACGTTCGTCCGCTGACCGGTCCGCACATGTGGCAGGGCCCGGCTCCCTTCGTAAGGGGGCCGGGCCCTGGTGCGTACGGGCTCAGTGCGGGTGGGGCGGGGCGGCCGGGGTGGTGGAGTTCTTCGGGCAGGTCAGGGCCGGGTTCCAGTTGTGGAAGCGGCCCGCCGGGTTCTTTTCGTACGCCCACAGGTGGAGGTCGTAGTGCTTGGGCATGCCCGGCCAGTGGCCGGGCATGGGGCCGTCGAAGGGCAGGCCGAACATGCTCGGGCGGTCGTTGCTGGTCTTCAGGTCCTGGTCGCCGTCGGTGGCCATCCACTCCACCGTCTGGAGCTTGCGGCGGCCGTGCTCGTCCTTCTCGGTGCTGTACAGGAGCGCGGTCGGCTTGCTGGGGTCCAGGGAGCCCCAGTAGGCCTGCTTGACGTAGTGGTAGCCCATGGAGCCCACCCCGAACGGGTTGGTCATGCACTCCTGGCCGTGCGGGACGTACCCGTCCTTGATCGCCTCGCGCTCGTCCACGTACTTGGCGGTCACCGCCATCGCCGTGGCCAGGTCGAGCATCGCCTGCCGGTTGCGGGGGTCGGGCGCCGGACCGTCCACCGCGTGGGCCGCGGGGACGGCGGCCAGGGCGAGGGACGCGGCGGCCGCGCAGGTCAGGACGGCCTTCAGGGGGCGTGCGGGCATCGGGGCTCCTGGCGGGGTGGGGGACGTGTGTCCACCCTGTCCGGGAGTGTGCGCGGGCGCACGTGGTGCGCATCCAATGGGGGGTCAGGGGGTCTTCGGGGGGCGGGTGGTGCCCGGCAGGCAGCGCACCCTCGGGTTGTGCGTCGCGAACCTCCCGTCCGGGTTGGCCTTCCACAGCCACAGGTGCAGGGAGTAGTGGACCCCCTGCCCCGGGAACCGGCTCGGCAGCGGGCCCTCGAAGGGCTGGCCGAACATGCTCGGGCGGTCGTCGTCCGTCTCC
This is a stretch of genomic DNA from Streptomyces sp. NBC_00536. It encodes these proteins:
- the nuoL gene encoding NADH-quinone oxidoreductase subunit L, coding for MENLIALLVAAPLLGAAVLLCGGRRLDKAGHLLGTLLAAVSFGIGVVLFTDMLGRAAEDRAIHQRLFSWIPVEGFQADLGFQLDQLSMTFVLLITGVGTLIHVYSIGYMEHDERRRRFFGYLNLFLAAMLILVIADNYLLLYVGWEGVGLASYLLIGFWQHKPSAATAAKKAFLVNRVGDMGLSIAIMLMFTTFGTFAFGPVLGAAGSTSEGKLTAIGLMLLLAACGKSAQVPLQSWLGDAMEGPTPVSALIHAATMVTAGVYLIVRSGAIFNEAPDAQTAVVVVGAVTLLFGAIVGCAKDDIKKALAGSTMSQIGYMILAAGLGPIGYVFAIMHLVTHGFFKAGLFLGAGSVMHGMNDEVDMRKYGGLRTYMPVTFVTFGLGYLAIIGFPGLSGFFSKDKIIEAAFAKGGTEGWILGGVALLGAAITAFYMTRVMLLTFFGEKRWQPDADGHAPHPHESPKSMTIPMIVLAFGSVFAGGFFGIGDRFLKWLEPVTQHEHGNPPVSALTVTLSTMAVLVLGVGIAWAMYGRGPVPVVAPRGSLLTRAARRDLLQDDFNHVVLVRGGEHLTRSLVYVDHSLVDGVVNGTAAAVGGLSGRLRKLQNGYARSYAVSMFGGTAILIAATLLMRAV
- the nuoN gene encoding NADH-quinone oxidoreductase subunit NuoN, producing the protein MSTTVGLWALAADPIDKIPAPHIEYTQLSPTLIVLGAALIGVLVEAFVPRKARYYAQVFLTVAALASAFAAVVALAAGGYGTAKAHVAAMGAIAVDGPALFLQGTILLASVVAVFTFAERRLDPEAHGNRVDSFAAQAASVPGSDSEKAAVKAGFATTEVFPLMLFAVSGMLIFPAADDLLTLFVALEVFSLPLYLLCALARRQRLMSQEAAVKYFLLGAFSSAFLLFGIALVYGYAGSVSYSVIADVVDGTVQKIDPALAGTMGNDALLLIGGALILMGLLFKVGAVPFHMWTPDVYQGAPTPVTGFMAAATKVAAFGALLRLLYVVLPGLRWDWRPVMWGVAIVTMLAGAVIAITQTDVKRLLAYSSIAHAGFILAGVIATSKEGVSSVLFYLAAYSFVTIGAFAVVTLVRDAGGEATHLSKWAGLGRRSPLTAAVFAVFLLAFAGIPLTSGFAGKFAVFKAAAEGGAGALVVVGVISSAIAAFFYIRVIVLMFFSEPKADGPTVAVPSFLTMTTIAVGVAVTVVLGVAPQYFLELAGHASTFVR
- a CDS encoding NADH-quinone oxidoreductase subunit M — protein: MSFPLLTATAALPAVGAILTAAVPAARRTAAKWLALLVSLATLALAALVAVRFEPSGDRFQLTESHSWIKDFGVRYELGVDGIGVALIALTALLIPFVIAAGWHDADPLETHSSRWRPTQGFFALILLVEAMVIVSFEATDVFLFYIFFEAMLIPMYFLIGGFGDRAHSGSDENAAAQRSYAAVKFLLYNLAGGLIMLAAVVGLYVVAGNFSLQEIIEARAAGTLDMSQGTERLLFLGFFFAFAVKAPLWPLHTWLPNAMGEATAPVAVLITAVVDKVGTFAMLRFCLGLFPEASKWATPVVLVLALISIVYGALLAVGQRDIKRLVAYASISHFGFIILGIFAMTSQGQSGATLYMVNHGLSTAALMLVAGFLISRRGSRLMADYGGVQKVAPVLAGTFLIGGLATLSLPGLAPFVSEFLVLVGTFARYPAVGIIATFGIVLAALYTLVLYQRTMTGPIKEEVAATMPDLRLREVLVVAPLIALLIGLGVYPKPLTEIVNPAVKHTMSDVKQHDPKPTVPVPSVEAAK